In Carnobacteriaceae bacterium zg-84, the genomic window GAATGTTTAACGCCGTCTAGTGAAGAAAGTTTACTGACCGATAAATTAGTGTGGTATACAAAGGAAAAACAAGCGATTGGTAAATATGTTGCAACGCACTTTTTATCGCAAGTAAAAAGAATTTATTTAGATGCGGGATCAACAACACACAATATTATTCCTTTTTTAAGTGCAACAAAGCATGAAGTGATTACCAATGGGGTACATCATGTGAGTGCTTTGTTAGAATATGGTATTCCAACGTTATTAGTTGGAGGTCAATTAAAACAAACGACACAAGCTATTATTGGGAGTGTGGCGTTACAGCAATTACAACAATATCAATTCGATATGGCTATTTTAGGAACAAATGGTATTGATTTTTCGTTTGGTTTCTCAACGCCCGATTCAGAAGAGGCAATGATTAAACAGCTCGTGAAAAATCATGCCAATCAAACAATTATTGTATCCGATTCATCAAAATTCGATAAAAAATCATTTCATCAATTTGCGACGTTTGAAGATACTATGTTGGTTGTCGATAGTTGTCCTAAAAAATATCAGCGTTACCACAATATTTATACAGTGAAGGAGGGATAACATGCTTTATACGATTACATTTAATCCAGCCGTTGATTTAGTGATAAATGTACCGAGTGTTACCTTGGGCGATTTAAACCGCTCCGTAGGAGAAAATTACGTTGCCGGTGGCAAAGGTATCAATATGTCTGTTATTTTAAAACGTTTAGGATTTGTGAATACAGCAGTTGCATTTTTAGGTGGCTTTTCAGGAACGTATATTCAGTCAGAATTAGAAAAAGACAATATTATAGTGAAACGTATTGAGATAGACGGTATTACACGTATCAATGTGAAATTAAAAAGTCAAGAAGAAACAGAAATCAATGCGAATGGTGCATACGTTTCAAAAGAGAAATTTGAAGAATTGTACACGTATTTTGAAAATGTCTTGACGAATGAAGACACAGTCTTTTTAGCAGGGAATAAAGCACCTGGCATGACAAGTGAACATTATGTGATGATTGCTAAACTATGTCAAGAAAAAGGTACAAAATTAGTACTAGATACAACAAAAGAATTATTAACACAATGTTTGCCGTATGAACCATTTATTATTAAGCCAAATCATCATGAATTAGGCGAATTGTTTGATGTTGTGATTGATAGTGAAGAACAAATTATCCACTATGCAAAACAATTACAAAAACAAGGTGCAAAAAATGTACTTGTTTCTCGTGGGAAAGAGGGTTCTTTGTTAGTCACAACAGACGGTCAAATTTTCACAGCTAATGTACCTAAAGGTACGGTTGTGAACTCGGTAGGAGCAGGGGATTCTATGTTGGCAGGATTTATGTCCTCTTACTTACAAACAGGAGATTATATGACTGCACTTAAACAAGGTGCAGCTACGGGAAGTGCAACAGCTTTTTCGGTAGGTATTGCTACATTAGAATTGATTGATACATTATTACCACAAATAACAGTGACTAAAATACAATAGTAGAAAGGAATATATATGAGATTATCAGAATTATTTATAAAAGATGCAATGACATTAGACTTGCAATCAACAACAAAAGAAGAAACATTATCCGTTTTAGCAAATCGCTTTGCACAAGTTGGAGGTGTAAGTGATGTTGAGGGGTATGTAGAAAACTTGAAAAAGCGTGAAGCACAATCCACAACAGGTGTGGGAGATGAAATTGCGATTCCTCATGCACAACATGCTTCTATTCAAAAACCAGCGATTGTTTTTGGACGTTCTTCACAAGGGATTAACTGGGAATCATTTGACGGTCAACCTGCTAAATTAGTGTTTATGATTGCTGCTCCAGAAGGTGCAGGTGGCGAACACTTGAAAGCTTTAGCAAGTTTATCAAAAGTATTGATGAATATGGATGCAAAAACAGCTTTATTAAATGCACAATCTCCAGAAGAAGTTATTTCTGTGATTGAGCAGTTTGAAGAAAAACCAGAAGAAACACCTGAAATGGTAGAGGAAGCATCAAAAACAGATGCGTATGTTTTAGCTGTTACAGCTTGTCCAACTGGTATTGCACATACTTTTATGGCAGCAGAAAAATTAGAGCAAGCAGGTAAAAAAGCAGGCATCAAGATTAAAGTTGAAACAAATGGCCAAGGTGGTATTGGTAATCGTTTAACAGCAAAAGATATTGAAGAAGCGACAGCGATTATCGTTGCGGCTGATAAAAATGTAGAAATGGCTCGTTTTAATGGTAAACCTGTCATTGTAACAAAAGTAGCGGACGGTATTCATAAAGCGGATGAATTGGTAGAGCGTGCGATGAAGGCAGATGCACCAATTTATAAAGCAGGAGATATTCGTGAAACAATGGGACAAGATGTTGCCAATGAAAGTTTAGGGCGTAAAGCGTATAAACATTTGATGAATGGTATTTCTCATATGTTACCATTCGTTGTAGCAGGTGGTATTTTTATTGCGATTTCGTTCTTCTGGGGTATCAATGCGTTTGATCCAAAAGATGCGTCTTACAATGCAGCTGCTCAATTTATTTTCACATTAGGTAAATTGTCATTTGCAATGATGTTACCAGTTTTAGCTGGTTTTATTGGTCATTCTATTGCCGACCGTCCAGGTTTAGTTGTTGGTTTTATGGGTGGTATTTTAGCGAATCCGGGTGTGTTATCTGATTCCAATGGATTGGTAGAAGCATCACATATTCAACCGTCTGGTTTTTTAGGTGCATTAGTTGCCGGTTTCTTAGCAGGTGGTATTATTATATTCTTGCGTAAAGCATTTGCATGGTTACCAAAATCATTGGAAGGTTTAAAACCAATTTTCTTATTCCCTATTTTTGGAACACTGATTATGGGACTTTTAATGATTTTAGTATTAAATGCACCAATGGCAGCTATTACAAATGGTTTAACAACATTTATTGATTCTATTCCGACAGAATTAAAAATGGTTGTTGGATTTGTTGTCGGTGGTATGATGGCGATTGATATGGGTGGCCCAATCAATAAAGCAGCATATGCTACTGGAACAGCTTTAGTAACGACAGCAGCGGCTGGTGCTGGTTCAGATGTAATGGCAGCTGTTATGGTTGGTGGTATGGTACCGCCAATGGCAATTTTCTTCTCTGCTTTAATCAAAAAAGATTTATGGGAAGAATCTCAACGTGATAGTGCATTAGTAAACTGTGTCATGGGTATGGCGTTTATTACAGAAGGCGCTATTCCATTTGCGGCATCAAATCCAGCTAAAGTTATACCTGCTCTAGCTCTTTCAAGTGGTGTTGCCGGTGCATTAAGTATGTTATTAGGTGCAAGTAGCCGTGTACCACATGGTGGATTCTTTGCTTTAATGACAAATGGTATTATCAATCCGTTTGGATTTTTTGCAGCATGGATTATTGGTTCACTATTAGGTGCAATTTTATTGATTGTATTTGTAGGTAAAAAGAAAGCATAGTAAAACATAACGCTACCCACGGAAACATTCGTTTCCGTGGGTAGCGTTTATTTATGATTAATGCGTAAAAAATCCTATTTTTTGAGGCCCTAGTTCAAGGTTCATTGTATCGAAAAATAGACGAATAGAACTGTATAGCCCGTAGTGATAAAAAGTACCTTTGTGTAATGGTGTATATAATGTCACACTGTCAACAAGGCTTTTTTCTTTTTCTGTTAAGTGAATGCCACCGTTTATAGCATGATTGTCATAGGAAATTGTTTGTCCTGTTTTTAAGTGTATGGTTTGTCCGGTAGGTTTTGTTGCTGCTTCTATTTTATGTTGAAAAAGAAACGGCAGACAAAGACAGGTAAGTAAAACATATTTTTTTGTTTTCATAGTCATTTCCTCACTTTCTTATATTTATTATACACTTGATATATGAATATATCGAGTGGAAATAGTGAGTTTTTGTTGTTTTTATTTAAATGATAGAAAGCGTATTGCTTTCTATCATAAAGATTTTAGAGCAATACGCTTTTTATGAGATCTAGTTTGATAATATTGGAACATTTGATAAACTCATATTTTTTAAGAGCGTTTTTCATCGTTGTTTTTATTCATAAGGTTCAACGTGAACATCGGTAAAGGTTACACCAAATTGTTCACTTAATTCTTTTTCTATGGTTTCAGTCACATCATGACTTTCTTTTACCGTTAAGTGTGCATTCATTAAAACTGTGACATCAACATAAATATTTGCTCCGTAATGACGTGCTTTTATGGAGCGGACGTCATGTATTTCTGGGTGAGATAAAATGAGTTTTCTAAATGGTTCTAATTGTTCGGTATCAAAGCCATCGGACAGAGCGAAGGCACTTTCTTTAAAGACGGAAAAAGCGGTATTTAAAATAAAGGCAGATACAAAAATCGCCATGATACTATCAATCCAATACCATTTAAACAAAACTGCAAAGAAAATAGAAATAGCGGTTGATAAACTGGTAAATGCATCAGCTAAGTTATTTTGTGCAACGGCTTTTAATCCCATGGATTGAATACGGTTTGCAAGGCGATGATTATAAAAATAAGTTGCAAACATTAAGGCACTGGCGAATATGCCAATGGCTGCTAGGCTTAAATCAAAATTAGGTTCTTCTTGTTGAACTAGTGATGTAAAAGAGGAGAATAATACTTGTAATCCGATAAAACACATAATAAAAGAACTCATTAAACTAGAAATACCTTCTACTTTCCAGTGCCCGTATTGATGTTCTTCATCGGCAGGTTGTTTTGCCAATCGGATACCGAAAAAAACGGCAACGGAGGATAATACGTCGGTAAAGTTATTCCAACCGTCAGCGGAAAGTGCCGATGATTTGAAAAGAGTACCGAGAATAATTTTTAGTGATGCAATAACTGTGTAGATAATGATACTAATAAGTGTCCCTCGTTCAGCGAGGGTTAAATGGTCGTTTTTAAGTTGCATACTTATCCCTTTCTACATGAAAAAACTAGAAACCACGTGATTTCTAGTAGCTTTAAATGATGTCTTTATTATATCAAAATTTCTTGTTTTTGAATAGTTTTAGTATCTGTTTAAAGTATGTTATAATAAAGAATATTCATAACAGTGAGGTGATGATATTGGCATCACGTATGGAAAAAAATCATGGGAAAAAACGAGAGCTAGAAGAAAAAACGCTTTTCAAAGATCCTGAAATATTAACACCAGAAGATAGACAGTTATTAGATGAGATGTACCAAGCACATCTTAAAGAGCAAGAACAAAGAGAAAGAGAACAATATAAAATCAATCGATTAAATGATATGAACCGATTTTTAAATTGGGGCATCGTTATTGTCAGTATTTTATTATGTATTGTTTTATATGTTGCATTTACGAAATAGGAAAGGTAGAGAATAGATGAAAATAGGAATTATTGGTGCTATGGCACAAGAAACAGTTTTGTTAAAAACAAAGATGAGTGATATTGTTGAAAAACAATGTTATCATTTAACATTTATTACGGGGCGATTGTATCAACATGATATTGTGCTAGTACAGTCCGGTATTGGAAAAGTTAATTCAACAATAGCAACGACACTATTGATTAGTCAATTTGACGTTGATTATGTGATTAACACTGGTTCGGCAGGTAGTCTGAAAAAAGGCTTATCCATTGGAGATGTTGTGGTGTCTAATCAAGTAGCCTATCATGATGCAGATGCAACGGTATTTGGGTATAAAGTGGGACAAATCCCTCAAATGCCATTATATTACAAAGCGAATGAACAGTTAATGGCACACGCACAAAAAGCAATCGAAAAAGTATCTTTGCGAGCTAATGTTGGTGAGATTGTATCGGCAGATACATTTGTAGCTGCTCCGGAAAGTATTGCGCGTATTCAAAAATATTTCCCAGATGCTCTTTGTACAGAAATGGAAGGTGCATCTATTGCCCAAACATGTCATGTATTAGGAGTACCATTTGTTGTGGTACGTGCCATTTCAGATAATGCAGACAATGAAGCACCTGTTTCATTTGATGAATTTATTGTTACAGCAGGTGAAAAATCAGCACAAATGGTCTTAGCAATGTTGGAGGATATGTAATGGAATGTTTAATTGTCATTGATTATACGAATGATTTTATTGATGATAATGGGGCGTTAACATGTGGGGAAAATGGGAAAGCGATTGAAGAAAAGATTATGGAACTGGTTAAGACCTTTAATAAACGTCAAGACTATGTTATTTTTGCGATTGATAAACATGAACGTAATGATGTGTATCATCCTGAAACAAAATTATACCCACCACATAATATTGAAGATACACAAGGTAGAGTATTATATGGAAAACTGGAACAATATGCAAAAGCTCATCCGGAATGTTATCAAATGGCCAAACGCCGTTATTCTGCTTTTTCAGGGACAGAGTTAGATCATCGTTTGCGTGAAAGACATATAGAAGTTATCCATTTATGTGGGGTATGCACAGATATTTGTGTTTTACATACAGCAATTGATGCTTATGAATTAGGCTATAAAATTGTTATTCATGAAAAAGCCGTCGCAAGTTTTAATGAAGATGGACATCGGTTTGCATTAGACCATTTTGAAAAAGTACTCGGTGCAACAATAGAAAGAGGATAGCATGAAAATTTTGTTTATAGGTGATATAGTTGGAAATATTGGTCGTGAAATGCTTGAAGAAACATTACCAAAATTAAAACAAAAATATCGTCCTCAAGTAACCATTGCCAATGCAGAAAATGCAGCTCATGGTAAAGGTATTACTGAAAAAATATATAAGCAATTACTTCAAGCAGGTATTGATGTGATTACAATGGGAAATCACACATGGGATAATAAAGATATTTTTGATTTTATTGACCGTGCGCCAAAACTTGTAAGGCCGGCTAATTTTCCTAAAGCTGTCGCAGGTAAAGGCTATACGATTATTAGCGTGAATCAACTTAAATTGGCTATTATCAATCTTCAAGGTAGAGTTTTTATGAACGCTTTAGAAGATCCATTTAAAATTGGTAAA contains:
- a CDS encoding DeoR/GlpR transcriptional regulator, with amino-acid sequence MLATERHRLILDLLARQKSVTVLEFVETLKSSQATIRRDLQYLEEKRKLKRVHGGAECLTPSSEESLLTDKLVWYTKEKQAIGKYVATHFLSQVKRIYLDAGSTTHNIIPFLSATKHEVITNGVHHVSALLEYGIPTLLVGGQLKQTTQAIIGSVALQQLQQYQFDMAILGTNGIDFSFGFSTPDSEEAMIKQLVKNHANQTIIVSDSSKFDKKSFHQFATFEDTMLVVDSCPKKYQRYHNIYTVKEG
- the pfkB gene encoding 1-phosphofructokinase; the encoded protein is MLYTITFNPAVDLVINVPSVTLGDLNRSVGENYVAGGKGINMSVILKRLGFVNTAVAFLGGFSGTYIQSELEKDNIIVKRIEIDGITRINVKLKSQEETEINANGAYVSKEKFEELYTYFENVLTNEDTVFLAGNKAPGMTSEHYVMIAKLCQEKGTKLVLDTTKELLTQCLPYEPFIIKPNHHELGELFDVVIDSEEQIIHYAKQLQKQGAKNVLVSRGKEGSLLVTTDGQIFTANVPKGTVVNSVGAGDSMLAGFMSSYLQTGDYMTALKQGAATGSATAFSVGIATLELIDTLLPQITVTKIQ
- a CDS encoding PTS sugar transporter subunit IIA, with the protein product MRLSELFIKDAMTLDLQSTTKEETLSVLANRFAQVGGVSDVEGYVENLKKREAQSTTGVGDEIAIPHAQHASIQKPAIVFGRSSQGINWESFDGQPAKLVFMIAAPEGAGGEHLKALASLSKVLMNMDAKTALLNAQSPEEVISVIEQFEEKPEETPEMVEEASKTDAYVLAVTACPTGIAHTFMAAEKLEQAGKKAGIKIKVETNGQGGIGNRLTAKDIEEATAIIVAADKNVEMARFNGKPVIVTKVADGIHKADELVERAMKADAPIYKAGDIRETMGQDVANESLGRKAYKHLMNGISHMLPFVVAGGIFIAISFFWGINAFDPKDASYNAAAQFIFTLGKLSFAMMLPVLAGFIGHSIADRPGLVVGFMGGILANPGVLSDSNGLVEASHIQPSGFLGALVAGFLAGGIIIFLRKAFAWLPKSLEGLKPIFLFPIFGTLIMGLLMILVLNAPMAAITNGLTTFIDSIPTELKMVVGFVVGGMMAIDMGGPINKAAYATGTALVTTAAAGAGSDVMAAVMVGGMVPPMAIFFSALIKKDLWEESQRDSALVNCVMGMAFITEGAIPFAASNPAKVIPALALSSGVAGALSMLLGASSRVPHGGFFALMTNGIINPFGFFAAWIIGSLLGAILLIVFVGKKKA
- a CDS encoding cation transporter, encoding MQLKNDHLTLAERGTLISIIIYTVIASLKIILGTLFKSSALSADGWNNFTDVLSSVAVFFGIRLAKQPADEEHQYGHWKVEGISSLMSSFIMCFIGLQVLFSSFTSLVQQEEPNFDLSLAAIGIFASALMFATYFYNHRLANRIQSMGLKAVAQNNLADAFTSLSTAISIFFAVLFKWYWIDSIMAIFVSAFILNTAFSVFKESAFALSDGFDTEQLEPFRKLILSHPEIHDVRSIKARHYGANIYVDVTVLMNAHLTVKESHDVTETIEKELSEQFGVTFTDVHVEPYE
- a CDS encoding 5'-methylthioadenosine/adenosylhomocysteine nucleosidase, which encodes MKIGIIGAMAQETVLLKTKMSDIVEKQCYHLTFITGRLYQHDIVLVQSGIGKVNSTIATTLLISQFDVDYVINTGSAGSLKKGLSIGDVVVSNQVAYHDADATVFGYKVGQIPQMPLYYKANEQLMAHAQKAIEKVSLRANVGEIVSADTFVAAPESIARIQKYFPDALCTEMEGASIAQTCHVLGVPFVVVRAISDNADNEAPVSFDEFIVTAGEKSAQMVLAMLEDM
- a CDS encoding cysteine hydrolase, giving the protein MECLIVIDYTNDFIDDNGALTCGENGKAIEEKIMELVKTFNKRQDYVIFAIDKHERNDVYHPETKLYPPHNIEDTQGRVLYGKLEQYAKAHPECYQMAKRRYSAFSGTELDHRLRERHIEVIHLCGVCTDICVLHTAIDAYELGYKIVIHEKAVASFNEDGHRFALDHFEKVLGATIERG
- a CDS encoding TIGR00282 family metallophosphoesterase, coding for MKILFIGDIVGNIGREMLEETLPKLKQKYRPQVTIANAENAAHGKGITEKIYKQLLQAGIDVITMGNHTWDNKDIFDFIDRAPKLVRPANFPKAVAGKGYTIISVNQLKLAIINLQGRVFMNALEDPFKIGKEIVEECRKYTPHIFIDFHAEVTSEKQALGWFMDGLASAVVGTHTHVQTNDARILPNGTAYLSDVGMTGAYDGILGLKRENIIERFQTHLPARHEVIDSGRKILSACFIELDDVSGKAKKIENIMINPDRQL